In the genome of Gadus chalcogrammus isolate NIFS_2021 chromosome 21, NIFS_Gcha_1.0, whole genome shotgun sequence, one region contains:
- the rpl7l1 gene encoding 60S ribosomal protein L7-like 1, with amino-acid sequence MAEPEKKVIQLVPEHLLKKRKAYQAIKATQAKLALLDKRKVSKGKPLRFKRLEDILREGHRASRDETRIGRFKQRPPTALPPKNKLAFAVRIKEIKGVSPKVRHVIQMFRLRKLFSGVFIKINKSSLAMLKVVEPYVAWGFPNLKSVRELILKRGQTKIKKRRVALTDNNLIEQHLGEHGIICLEDLIHEIYSVGKNFRKVNNFLRPFSLSVARHAARDKGGVMKDLGAIGFRGAEVNKIVRQLN; translated from the exons ATGGCGGAACCTGA GAAGAAGGTGATCCAGCTGGTCCCGGAGCATCTGCTGAAGAAGAGAAAGGCGTACCAGGCTATCAAGGCCACGCAGGCTAAGCTCGCCCTGCTAGACAAGAGAAAG GTCTCCAAGGGGAAGCCGCTCCGCTTCAAGAGGCTGGAGGACATTCTGAGGGAAGGGCACCGGGCCAGCCGGGACGAGACGCGCATCGGGCGCTTCAAGCAGCGCCCTCCCACCGCCCTGCCCCCCAAGAACAAGCTGGCCTTCGCCGTGCGCATCAAAGA gatCAAAGGCGTCAGCCCCAAGGTCCGCCACGTCATCCAGATGTTCCGGCTCAGGAAGCTCTTCAGCGGAGTCTTCATCAAAATCAACAAGAGCTCTCTGGCCATGTTGAAGGTGGTGGAGCCCTACGTCGCCTGGGG gTTCCCCAACCTGAAGTCGGTCCGAGAGCTGATCCTGAAGAGAGGACAGACCAAGATCAAGAAGCGCAGGGTGGCTCTGACGGACAACAACCTGATCGAGCAGCACCTGG gcgaGCACGGCATCATCTGCCTGGAGGACCTGATCCACGAGATCTACTCCGTTGGGAAGAACTTCCGGAAGGTCAACAATTTCCTGCGGCCCTTCAGCCTCTCTGTGGCGCGCCACGCCGCCCGGGACAAGGGCGGGGTCATGAAGGACCTGGGGGCGATCGGGTTCAGGGGCGCCGAGGTCAACAAGATCGTCCGCCAGCTCAACTGA